A part of Synergistaceae bacterium genomic DNA contains:
- a CDS encoding 2,3,4,5-tetrahydropyridine-2,6-dicarboxylate N-acetyltransferase: protein MRTEEIIRLIKESKKCTPAKAYVAGDLAGADWGSATFVGGSDFGLLVGDLDVVKGAMEANSSRIGASHLEITARNSAVPLADLPSYEARIEPGSVIRGMVDVRKGAVVMMGAVINIGAVIGERTMIDMNAVIGGRAEIGADCHIGAGAVIAGVIEPPSATPVVVEDNVV, encoded by the coding sequence GTGCGGACGGAGGAGATAATCCGCCTGATCAAGGAGTCCAAGAAGTGCACTCCCGCGAAGGCCTACGTCGCGGGCGACCTCGCCGGGGCTGACTGGGGGAGCGCGACCTTCGTCGGCGGCTCGGATTTCGGCCTGCTGGTCGGGGATCTCGACGTGGTCAAAGGGGCGATGGAGGCCAACTCGAGCAGGATAGGCGCGTCGCACCTTGAGATCACTGCGCGCAACTCCGCGGTGCCGTTGGCGGACCTGCCGAGCTACGAGGCGCGCATAGAGCCGGGTTCGGTCATACGCGGGATGGTGGATGTTCGCAAGGGCGCCGTGGTGATGATGGGCGCGGTGATCAACATCGGGGCCGTCATAGGCGAACGCACCATGATAGACATGAACGCCGTGATCGGCGGCCGGGCCGAGATAGGCGCGGACTGCCACATAGGCGCGGGGGCGGTGATCGCCGGCGTGATCGAGCCGCCGAGCGCCACCCCGGTCGTCGTCGAGGACAACGTTGTGG
- a CDS encoding 4-hydroxy-tetrahydrodipicolinate reductase yields the protein MRYGIVGAAGRMGGEIKRAFAAHELCYSLDLDGERVDGTPQVLLDFSLPSALPSTLEAARTFGCPLVIGTTGLSDDQMSELKKLGESVAVVQSFNFATGVTLLRMILRDFAPLLSDWDLEICETHHNKKKDAPSGTAIMLRDATGRDCPTHSLRVGGVPGDHSAVFANDGEVLTLSHRAISRSVFALGALKAAEFAARAAPGFYSFEEVLSCGRRR from the coding sequence ATGAGGTACGGAATAGTAGGCGCCGCGGGGAGGATGGGCGGCGAGATAAAGAGGGCCTTCGCCGCTCACGAGCTGTGCTACTCGCTCGACCTGGACGGCGAGAGGGTCGACGGGACCCCGCAGGTGCTGCTGGACTTCTCCCTGCCCTCGGCTCTGCCCTCGACGTTGGAGGCGGCCCGCACGTTCGGCTGCCCGCTGGTCATAGGCACCACCGGCCTGTCGGACGATCAGATGAGCGAGCTGAAAAAACTGGGCGAAAGCGTGGCCGTGGTGCAGAGCTTCAACTTCGCGACTGGTGTGACCCTGCTTCGGATGATCCTTCGCGACTTCGCGCCTCTTCTGTCCGACTGGGACCTTGAGATCTGCGAGACGCACCACAACAAGAAGAAGGACGCGCCCTCCGGGACCGCAATCATGCTGCGGGATGCCACCGGACGCGACTGCCCGACTCACTCTCTCAGGGTCGGCGGGGTGCCGGGGGATCACTCGGCGGTCTTCGCCAACGACGGCGAGGTGCTGACACTCTCCCACAGGGCAATATCGCGCAGCGTGTTCGCTCTTGGCGCGCTGAAGGCCGCGGAGTTCGCAGCCCGGGCCGCGCCCGGCTTCTATTCGTTCGAGGAGGTGCTGTCGTGCGGACGGAGGAGATAA
- a CDS encoding 4-hydroxy-tetrahydrodipicolinate synthase: protein MFRGTGTAVITPFKDGSVDYESFGKFLNWQIDGGVEFLVVLGTTGESPTVTADERPKIVEFALETVSGRVPVVVGTGTNATASTIALSRQAEELGADGLLVVGPYYNKPTQEGYFQHYKAVAESVGKPIIVYNVPGRTGSNIAPDTILRLSAIQNIAAVKEASGDVAQIDTLLRTVKRERPDFSVLSGNDDQAFHLVNSGGDGVISVLSNVMPRETSEMIRLAQAGETARARELHLRLFPMMKNLFVEANPIPVKYAASKLGLCANELRLPLVPASERCMGIVDASMKECGTSL, encoded by the coding sequence ATGTTCAGAGGTACTGGTACTGCGGTGATTACTCCGTTCAAGGACGGGAGCGTGGACTACGAGAGCTTCGGGAAGTTCCTGAACTGGCAGATCGACGGGGGAGTGGAGTTCCTGGTCGTCCTCGGGACCACCGGAGAGAGCCCGACTGTGACAGCCGATGAGAGGCCGAAGATCGTGGAGTTCGCCCTTGAGACAGTCTCGGGCAGGGTGCCCGTGGTCGTCGGCACGGGGACGAACGCCACCGCGAGCACGATCGCCCTGTCCAGGCAGGCGGAGGAGCTGGGCGCCGACGGGCTGCTCGTCGTCGGACCCTACTACAACAAGCCCACACAGGAAGGGTACTTCCAGCACTACAAGGCGGTGGCTGAGAGCGTCGGCAAGCCGATCATAGTCTACAACGTGCCGGGACGCACCGGGTCCAACATAGCGCCGGACACTATCCTCAGACTGAGCGCGATTCAGAACATCGCAGCGGTCAAGGAGGCGTCGGGCGACGTCGCGCAGATAGACACTCTCCTCAGGACGGTCAAGAGGGAGCGCCCCGACTTCTCGGTGCTGTCCGGCAACGACGACCAGGCTTTCCACCTGGTGAACAGCGGCGGCGACGGTGTCATATCCGTGCTGTCCAATGTGATGCCGCGCGAGACGTCGGAGATGATCAGACTCGCGCAGGCCGGAGAGACGGCGAGGGCGAGGGAGCTTCACCTGAGGCTCTTCCCGATGATGAAGAACCTGTTCGTGGAGGCGAACCCGATCCCGGTGAAGTACGCCGCGTCGAAGCTAGGGCTGTGCGCCAACGAGCTGCGCCTGCCGCTGGTGCCCGCATCGGAGAGGTGCATGGGCATAGTTGACGCATCCATGAAGGAGTGCGGTACGTCGCTATGA
- a CDS encoding PTS sugar transporter subunit IIC/EAL domain-containing protein: protein MGFRKVGELFNRFVMNLELSTPFAAIRRGMICAIPLIMAGTMALALQFLPIDSYQRFLTVAFGGALRRVLVFVQHGTLDILSLILVAAIAHAYGVEKNSSLKEKLSPSILSLTALGSFVLFQFIYTEAPLLTCMEGSKVAAAIAAALASSAIFTWIWEKKTMGLSVHSADPLSFHTSSLASLLPTIATLAVFSLAAVLYRELAPGLFSTEGWAGSAFSRLAYMGSALGSGIVFVFLTHLMWCFGIHGANVLDAVAVDLFVPAVGINQELLAAGLAPTEIISKSFLDAFVLMGGSGATLCLMAVILLVGKSRSQRRLMKLSAIPSLMNINELIIFGVPIVFNPVYFIPFTLVPVLITITSYAAVANGLVPHTVNHVEWTTPVFISGYIATGSMRGALLQAFNLVLGTLCYLPFFMMAKSASERKNARMLDKAYRMIEEDQSHLILQEDSETFSFLRSLALDLENDLAHEKLEMYYQPQVDRDGRIFGVEALLRWNHASYGFIAPQLVIRLAESVDMIKKLGYWIIEKVCVDVVRMKEAGHGDIVFSINVSPVQLEDRHFAQTLLTLLEMHSVKPPSIVVEITEESALSHSPVLIEQLKTLVQYGIKLAMDDFGMGHTSLKYMRDYSFDTVKIDGSIVSGVLDNKKNADIISAIVSLGKTMSFSVVAEYVEENEQLQALRNLGCVQYQGFLFGRPVPFEDALDIVHAKQPLKGEKQARTRP, encoded by the coding sequence ATGGGCTTTCGAAAAGTCGGCGAATTGTTCAATCGTTTCGTGATGAATCTTGAGCTGTCCACTCCGTTCGCGGCCATCCGGCGCGGCATGATATGCGCCATCCCTCTTATTATGGCGGGTACTATGGCGCTTGCGCTGCAATTCCTCCCGATAGACTCATACCAGCGATTCTTGACCGTTGCTTTCGGCGGCGCCCTGAGGAGGGTGCTGGTCTTCGTCCAGCACGGAACTCTGGACATTCTCTCGCTGATCCTGGTGGCGGCGATCGCCCACGCATACGGAGTGGAGAAAAACTCGTCCCTCAAAGAGAAGCTGAGCCCCTCAATCCTCTCGCTGACGGCATTAGGCTCCTTCGTACTCTTCCAGTTCATATATACGGAGGCGCCCCTGCTCACGTGCATGGAGGGCTCGAAGGTGGCCGCGGCGATCGCCGCCGCGCTGGCATCGTCCGCGATTTTCACGTGGATCTGGGAGAAAAAAACCATGGGCCTGAGCGTCCACTCCGCCGATCCTCTCTCGTTTCACACGTCTTCGCTGGCATCGCTCCTTCCCACGATTGCGACCTTGGCGGTATTCTCCCTCGCCGCCGTGCTGTACAGAGAGCTGGCGCCTGGCCTGTTCAGCACGGAGGGTTGGGCCGGAAGCGCTTTTTCAAGGCTGGCGTACATGGGCTCGGCGCTGGGCAGCGGGATCGTGTTCGTCTTCCTCACGCACCTTATGTGGTGCTTCGGCATTCACGGCGCCAACGTGCTGGACGCGGTGGCGGTCGACCTCTTCGTGCCCGCCGTCGGGATAAACCAGGAGCTCCTTGCCGCCGGACTCGCGCCGACGGAGATCATCTCCAAGTCGTTTCTGGACGCCTTCGTCCTCATGGGGGGAAGCGGCGCCACTCTCTGCCTGATGGCCGTGATCCTGCTGGTCGGGAAGAGCCGTTCGCAACGGCGGCTGATGAAGCTGTCGGCCATCCCGTCGCTTATGAACATCAACGAGCTGATCATATTCGGCGTGCCTATCGTGTTCAACCCGGTCTACTTCATACCCTTCACCCTGGTGCCGGTCCTTATTACGATTACCTCCTACGCGGCGGTCGCAAACGGGCTGGTCCCCCACACGGTAAACCACGTGGAGTGGACAACACCGGTTTTCATCAGCGGATACATAGCTACCGGCTCGATGAGGGGTGCGCTGCTGCAGGCCTTCAACCTCGTGCTGGGGACTCTCTGCTACCTCCCCTTCTTCATGATGGCAAAGTCGGCCTCCGAGAGGAAGAACGCCCGGATGCTCGACAAGGCCTACAGGATGATAGAGGAGGACCAGTCGCACCTGATACTTCAAGAGGACAGCGAGACGTTCAGCTTTCTCCGCTCGCTGGCCCTCGACCTTGAGAACGACCTGGCTCATGAAAAACTTGAGATGTACTACCAGCCCCAGGTCGACAGGGACGGCAGGATCTTCGGCGTCGAGGCCCTGCTCCGCTGGAACCACGCGAGCTACGGATTCATCGCCCCCCAGCTTGTGATCAGGCTGGCCGAGTCGGTAGACATGATAAAAAAGCTGGGATACTGGATAATCGAGAAGGTGTGCGTGGACGTGGTGCGGATGAAGGAGGCGGGGCACGGGGACATAGTCTTCTCTATCAACGTCTCGCCCGTGCAGCTCGAGGACAGGCACTTCGCCCAGACCCTGTTGACGCTTCTCGAGATGCACTCGGTAAAACCACCGTCCATCGTCGTCGAGATAACGGAGGAGTCGGCGCTCTCCCATAGCCCGGTGCTGATCGAGCAGCTGAAGACCCTGGTGCAATACGGGATAAAACTGGCGATGGACGACTTCGGCATGGGGCACACATCCCTGAAATACATGCGCGACTACAGCTTCGACACGGTGAAGATAGACGGCTCCATCGTGAGCGGCGTGCTGGACAACAAGAAGAACGCGGACATCATATCCGCCATAGTCTCGCTCGGAAAGACCATGTCCTTCTCGGTGGTAGCCGAGTACGTGGAGGAGAATGAGCAGCTGCAGGCGTTACGGAACCTGGGCTGTGTTCAGTACCAGGGCTTTCTCTTCGGCAGGCCTGTGCCCTTCGAGGACGCGCTTGACATCGTGCATGCGAAACAGCCCTTGAAAGGCGAAAAACAGGCTCGCACCAGGCCCTGA
- a CDS encoding amino acid ABC transporter substrate-binding protein yields the protein MKLFVKALLVATLCLFATGAWALTVDDITYMTEDYPPLNMTGEDGTPTGLAVDILAEIISRMGGSKTAKDFQVMPWARSYNEVQNTPNTCLFSTTVTEERLPMFKWVGPLHVLSFDAVALKSKGLKADSVEDLVDLKTGVIRDDQGDSLAKEAGIKEIDRVPSNDQNIKKLNEGRIDIWIYSIGSARTLVEEMGLNPDDYESIWNLSRSDVSYAFHKDVDDELLEAMQKALDEMKADGTHAEILKKYGQ from the coding sequence ATGAAGTTGTTTGTGAAGGCTTTACTGGTAGCAACTCTCTGTCTTTTCGCGACGGGCGCGTGGGCTCTGACGGTCGATGATATCACCTACATGACCGAGGACTACCCGCCGCTGAACATGACCGGAGAGGATGGGACACCCACCGGCCTTGCGGTCGACATCCTGGCGGAGATAATCAGCAGGATGGGAGGGAGCAAGACCGCGAAGGATTTCCAGGTCATGCCGTGGGCCAGGAGCTACAACGAGGTCCAGAACACGCCTAACACTTGCCTCTTCTCAACGACAGTGACCGAGGAGCGCCTGCCGATGTTCAAGTGGGTGGGGCCGCTGCACGTGCTGTCGTTCGACGCGGTCGCGCTGAAGAGCAAGGGGCTGAAGGCCGACTCCGTCGAGGACCTTGTCGACCTCAAGACGGGAGTCATCCGCGACGACCAGGGAGACAGCCTGGCCAAGGAGGCCGGGATTAAGGAGATCGACAGGGTGCCCTCGAACGACCAGAACATCAAGAAACTCAACGAGGGAAGGATCGACATCTGGATCTACAGCATAGGCAGTGCTAGAACCCTTGTGGAAGAGATGGGTCTCAACCCGGACGATTACGAGTCCATCTGGAACCTCAGCAGGAGCGATGTCTCCTACGCCTTCCACAAGGACGTGGACGACGAGCTGCTGGAGGCGATGCAGAAGGCCCTCGACGAGATGAAGGCCGATGGCACTCACGCGGAGATACTGAAGAAGTACGGACAGTAG
- a CDS encoding efflux RND transporter periplasmic adaptor subunit → MKSKDNGSGRRKTLKRLAGIAIACAAIALVVYLAWPGPVKVEAVAVERGALVVSVVEEGKTGIRHRYTVSAPVSGLLNRTSLRAGDAVKAGETELATMNAESSGLLTPRLRATAESQIKAAEAARSLRRTELDRAQVSLELAKKQFDRLDRLMPSGGVSQQEWDIAESRMQLASREAKAAEFSLRMAEFEVQQAASLLIQGDESGGERVRILSPVDGYVLQVHEDSARTVLAGTPIMEVGDPEDLEGEVDLFSTDAAAVPVGAEVLVEGWGGEWPLRGRVTLVERSGFTKVSALGVEEQRVKVRIEFTDPVPPGYRLGDRYRIQVRVILRRSEDALLVPLGALFRRGGEWMTFRVEGEKAASVRVETGPNDGRFAEVLSGLEEGDMVIIYPPEQVTDGVRVEI, encoded by the coding sequence TTGAAAAGCAAAGACAACGGCTCCGGCCGAAGGAAGACGCTTAAAAGACTGGCGGGCATCGCTATCGCATGTGCCGCTATCGCTCTCGTGGTCTACCTGGCCTGGCCAGGACCGGTCAAGGTGGAGGCGGTCGCGGTCGAACGAGGCGCTCTCGTCGTATCCGTCGTCGAGGAGGGGAAGACCGGGATCAGGCACAGGTACACTGTCTCCGCGCCCGTGAGCGGCCTTCTGAACCGCACGAGTCTGAGGGCGGGGGACGCGGTCAAGGCAGGCGAGACCGAGCTGGCGACGATGAATGCCGAGTCCTCCGGGCTATTGACTCCCAGGCTGCGCGCCACTGCCGAGTCGCAGATCAAGGCCGCGGAGGCGGCTCGCTCCCTTCGCAGGACGGAGCTCGACCGGGCACAAGTCTCGCTCGAACTTGCGAAGAAGCAGTTTGACAGGCTGGACAGGCTCATGCCCTCGGGCGGGGTCTCGCAGCAGGAGTGGGACATAGCGGAGAGCCGGATGCAGCTGGCGTCCCGCGAGGCCAAGGCCGCCGAGTTCTCCCTCAGAATGGCGGAGTTCGAGGTGCAGCAGGCCGCCTCTCTCCTTATTCAGGGGGACGAGAGCGGGGGCGAGAGGGTCCGCATCCTCTCGCCGGTCGACGGCTATGTGCTGCAGGTGCACGAGGATAGCGCCCGGACCGTCCTCGCCGGCACGCCCATCATGGAGGTGGGCGATCCGGAGGACCTGGAGGGCGAGGTGGACCTCTTCTCGACGGACGCGGCAGCCGTGCCCGTCGGCGCGGAGGTGCTGGTCGAGGGCTGGGGAGGGGAGTGGCCGCTTCGTGGGCGGGTGACGCTGGTGGAGCGCAGCGGCTTCACCAAGGTATCCGCGCTCGGCGTGGAGGAGCAGCGGGTCAAGGTCCGCATCGAATTCACCGATCCAGTGCCGCCCGGATACAGGCTTGGAGACCGCTACCGCATCCAGGTGAGGGTCATACTCCGCAGGAGCGAGGATGCCCTGCTGGTGCCGCTGGGTGCACTCTTCCGGCGGGGCGGAGAGTGGATGACCTTCCGGGTGGAGGGTGAAAAGGCGGCTTCGGTCAGGGTGGAGACAGGGCCGAACGACGGCCGATTCGCCGAGGTGCTGTCGGGACTGGAGGAGGGCGACATGGTGATAATCTACCCGCCGGAACAGGTGACGGACGGAGTGCGGGTGGAGATATAA
- a CDS encoding ABC transporter permease, translating into MRMLDLKLLRDLRGMKGQTLATAFVMACGFAMMVITGALHTSLETVKDRHYRETSFADVFCELKRAPVYMEPVIAGVEGVALVETGVKGAGVLDLPGFREPVSCLVNSLPAGRARRLNGIVLKSGRTPDDGGRDEVVVNEAFAKAHGFQLGDLLDATIHGMRRRLRICGIAISPEHVIEIPPGGLLPDPKRFAILWMTERELSRALGLSGAFNTLAVRLSPGASVEDVKAEIDRLLLPYGGLSAFDRGGHGPARLLDDEIEQLKSFGVLFPLIFLGVAAFMTSASLTRLVKLQREQIAQLKAFGYSSFAAAIHYMKFAVVPLALGILLAGILGIWGASAMLPLYQGVFNLPALTMRLDWGALMPAMIASLLVAFLGVIGAVRQAASLPPAEAMRPEPPVDYAPSFMEKLGLHSLVSPSCRIALRNLERRPWQSFFSVLGLALAASIPVFPGVMADGLDYLVDFQWGMSRRQDATVMFVEPLGADALPAVARLPGVMDCEPFRTVPVLMRNGHAERSVAVTGLPAEQRYSRILDAKGELVHLPGTGLLLSAALAEALGVSPGDHVLVDVREGSRPTLEAVVAGLVTDYSGMAAYMEIDELRRLLGERGTSSGAYLRVDDSRMEDFWRSVKGAPAIASVSAAASERESFIKMTVEMVGVQQVVYYFFSLVVAFGVIYNGARVALSERARSLATLRVLGFTRREATVILLTELGLLTLFATGPGLLLGTWLSKLILDSANTEVIRLPYILHAKTYVITVLNVLFSTLCSFAAVHAKIVKLDLLSALKSAE; encoded by the coding sequence TTGCGGATGCTGGATCTCAAACTCCTGCGCGACCTGCGCGGTATGAAGGGGCAGACTCTCGCCACGGCGTTCGTGATGGCGTGCGGCTTCGCCATGATGGTGATAACCGGGGCGCTGCACACCTCGCTTGAGACGGTCAAGGACAGGCACTACAGGGAGACCTCCTTCGCCGACGTGTTCTGCGAGCTCAAGCGCGCGCCCGTCTACATGGAGCCGGTGATTGCGGGCGTGGAGGGTGTGGCCCTAGTGGAGACGGGGGTAAAGGGGGCGGGGGTTCTGGACCTGCCGGGCTTCAGGGAGCCGGTGAGCTGCCTCGTGAACTCTCTACCCGCGGGACGCGCCCGAAGGCTCAACGGAATTGTGCTGAAGTCGGGGCGCACACCGGACGACGGCGGCAGGGACGAGGTCGTGGTCAACGAGGCCTTCGCCAAGGCTCACGGATTTCAGCTCGGGGATTTGCTTGACGCAACTATCCACGGGATGAGACGGCGGCTGCGCATCTGCGGAATCGCAATCTCCCCCGAGCACGTTATAGAGATCCCTCCCGGGGGACTGCTGCCCGACCCGAAGCGCTTCGCGATCCTGTGGATGACCGAGAGGGAGCTGTCGCGTGCGCTGGGGCTTTCGGGGGCGTTCAACACACTGGCGGTGCGCTTGTCGCCGGGCGCGAGCGTCGAGGATGTCAAGGCCGAGATCGATCGGCTGCTGCTGCCTTACGGCGGGCTCTCCGCCTTCGACAGGGGGGGGCATGGGCCCGCTCGCCTGCTGGACGACGAGATCGAGCAACTTAAGAGCTTCGGCGTGCTCTTTCCGTTGATCTTCCTTGGAGTGGCGGCCTTCATGACCAGCGCGTCGCTCACGCGGCTGGTGAAGCTTCAGAGGGAGCAGATCGCTCAGCTGAAGGCGTTTGGATACTCGTCGTTCGCGGCGGCGATTCACTATATGAAGTTCGCGGTCGTCCCTCTCGCCCTTGGGATCCTGCTGGCGGGTATCTTGGGAATCTGGGGTGCGTCGGCCATGCTCCCGCTCTACCAGGGCGTTTTCAATCTCCCCGCTCTGACTATGAGGCTCGACTGGGGCGCCCTGATGCCCGCGATGATCGCGAGCTTGCTGGTGGCATTTCTGGGGGTGATCGGCGCGGTGCGCCAGGCAGCGTCCCTTCCCCCTGCCGAGGCTATGCGACCGGAGCCGCCGGTGGACTACGCGCCGTCCTTCATGGAAAAGCTGGGCTTGCACAGTCTGGTCTCGCCGTCGTGCCGCATTGCGTTGCGAAACCTGGAGAGAAGGCCGTGGCAGTCCTTCTTCTCGGTGCTCGGACTCGCCCTCGCGGCCTCCATCCCGGTCTTCCCGGGCGTGATGGCCGACGGCCTCGACTACCTTGTCGACTTCCAGTGGGGCATGAGCCGGCGGCAGGACGCCACCGTGATGTTCGTGGAGCCGCTGGGAGCGGATGCTCTGCCCGCCGTTGCACGACTTCCGGGCGTGATGGACTGCGAGCCGTTTCGAACCGTCCCGGTTCTGATGCGCAACGGCCATGCGGAGCGAAGCGTAGCGGTGACAGGCTTGCCCGCCGAACAGAGGTACAGTCGAATCCTCGACGCGAAGGGCGAGCTCGTTCACCTGCCGGGCACGGGGCTGCTATTGTCCGCGGCGTTGGCCGAGGCCCTGGGGGTCTCCCCGGGCGACCATGTTCTGGTCGATGTTCGAGAGGGAAGCCGCCCGACTCTGGAAGCCGTGGTCGCCGGGCTGGTTACGGACTACTCGGGGATGGCGGCGTACATGGAGATAGACGAGCTGCGCCGCCTGCTGGGGGAGAGAGGCACCTCCAGCGGGGCGTACCTGAGGGTGGACGACTCCCGCATGGAAGATTTCTGGAGAAGCGTCAAGGGTGCTCCGGCCATAGCGAGCGTGTCCGCCGCGGCGAGCGAGAGAGAGAGTTTCATCAAGATGACCGTGGAGATGGTCGGGGTTCAGCAGGTGGTCTACTACTTCTTCTCCCTTGTTGTGGCGTTCGGGGTGATATACAACGGCGCGAGAGTCGCTCTTTCCGAGCGCGCGAGGTCTCTTGCCACTCTCCGCGTGCTGGGCTTCACCAGGCGAGAGGCCACGGTTATACTGCTGACCGAGCTTGGGCTGCTCACGCTCTTCGCAACAGGGCCGGGACTTCTGCTGGGCACCTGGCTCTCGAAGCTGATACTCGACTCGGCGAACACGGAGGTCATACGCCTCCCCTATATTCTTCATGCAAAGACCTATGTCATCACCGTGCTCAACGTGCTGTTCTCGACACTCTGCTCGTTCGCCGCGGTGCATGCGAAGATCGTGAAACTGGACCTGCTGTCGGCGCTCAAGTCAGCGGAATGA
- a CDS encoding ABC transporter ATP-binding protein yields MKGVNLTRSGVPGRAAVSLAGEWLFRARGITKVYNPGTEAEVRALDGVDLDLFQGELAVLLGASGSGKSTLLNIIGGLDTPTGGTLFFRDLELSGADERDLTLFRRRVTGFVFQWYNLIPSLTARENVALVTEISDDPMTPEEALDLVDLSDRLDHFPSQLSAGQQQRVAIARAIAKRPEVLLCDEPTGALDVTTGITVLEAVEKVNRELGTLVLLITHNSVISRMAGRVISLSAGRIQSITENESREPACSLSW; encoded by the coding sequence ATGAAGGGCGTAAACCTCACTCGGAGCGGCGTGCCCGGGCGAGCTGCGGTGAGCCTCGCAGGGGAGTGGCTCTTCCGGGCGCGCGGCATCACCAAGGTGTACAACCCGGGGACGGAGGCCGAGGTGCGCGCGCTCGACGGCGTGGACCTTGATCTGTTTCAGGGAGAGCTGGCTGTGCTGCTGGGGGCGTCGGGGAGCGGCAAGTCCACGCTGCTGAACATCATCGGCGGCCTTGACACGCCGACCGGCGGCACGCTTTTCTTCAGGGACTTGGAGCTCTCGGGGGCGGACGAGCGCGATCTGACCCTGTTCCGAAGAAGAGTGACCGGCTTCGTGTTCCAGTGGTACAACCTTATCCCCAGCCTTACTGCGCGCGAGAACGTGGCTCTGGTCACGGAGATCTCGGATGACCCGATGACGCCGGAGGAGGCGCTCGACCTGGTGGACCTGTCGGATAGGTTGGACCACTTCCCGTCTCAGCTCTCCGCAGGTCAGCAGCAGAGGGTGGCTATAGCCAGGGCCATAGCCAAGCGCCCCGAGGTGCTGCTTTGCGACGAGCCGACCGGCGCGCTGGACGTCACCACAGGCATAACAGTCCTCGAGGCCGTGGAGAAGGTCAACCGCGAGCTGGGGACCCTGGTACTGCTGATCACGCACAACTCCGTCATCTCTCGGATGGCGGGACGAGTTATCTCCCTGTCGGCGGGGCGCATCCAGTCGATAACGGAGAACGAAAGCCGAGAGCCCGCTTGCTCTCTCTCATGGTGA
- a CDS encoding mitomycin resistance protein, with protein sequence MNPERVVRGAVKRLTDLPNVGPATERDLLLLGVRKPEDLRGMCPFKMYEDLCERTGARHDPCVMDVFMSVTDFMNGGSPRPWWEYTKERKRRTGR encoded by the coding sequence ATGAACCCGGAGAGAGTCGTTCGCGGCGCGGTGAAACGCCTTACGGACCTCCCCAACGTGGGTCCGGCCACGGAGAGGGATCTTCTGCTTCTCGGCGTCCGGAAGCCGGAGGATCTCAGGGGCATGTGCCCTTTCAAGATGTACGAGGATCTGTGCGAGAGAACCGGGGCTCGTCACGACCCTTGCGTCATGGATGTGTTCATGTCGGTCACGGACTTCATGAATGGAGGCTCGCCGAGGCCGTGGTGGGAGTACACGAAGGAACGAAAGAGAAGGACCGGCCGATGA